One genomic window of Biomphalaria glabrata chromosome 9, xgBioGlab47.1, whole genome shotgun sequence includes the following:
- the LOC129928346 gene encoding nuclear hormone receptor family member nhr-41-like: protein MDPCHNICVVCGEHSDQVSLHYARPLCNGCRAFFKRSVQGKVRFTGCKTGKNCKVNIESRKSCKSCRWDACVRAGVDVTKVQPSKENEQENGFNDSLNQSHLWFGSNFGMTTSWETSQLALPPAAPTYLPLHVAYQSGLYPSHYHTSLSSNHIVDSHLAGGLSMHPRLLPSHGFISSSSASIPSWLWSSQKYVSQPGHQQTSQLGSLDSAFKPYNPGVTSALADLSSSNINTSDVEQRTSTPNSHSIVPALESSPSTPKYSWTLRPNDKSDNSFTLGAQIDGNSSAGKEEKESTAYAQQWIELNSNQTEQPVSSLLAAYQNCNIKNNDSPKTSLTHPGKSIEQSKNSKAFMISELLKDSDGDKISKNVDHYNQLTTTSINTPNGVMYQPKYFPMPHSFTPQTYFAQSVKESDRKYEAADMILPVMSSTGHGFTLGGPFFPEQQDNPPTSPPSPLDGSPAHYKSYEDVSSPELHVDCENITDDESSGTDHCSSSDGLPSQTYTNGLSLEGNAQVSECYTERLESNNAGSFNYHESLPLDHKRQEAEVTDQQLKDNGDDSGIGASVTHLSVTTNMTDTKENVSTSSPRATKRRVHSEPVLADMTPSKQLKLSVQSKRQGMQTGPGFTSTPITKKSK, encoded by the exons ATGGATCCCT GTCATAACATATGTGTTGTCTGTGGGGAACACTCAGACCAGGTGTCACTCCATTACGCCAGACCATTGTGTAACGGCTGTAGAGCTTTCTTCAAGCGATCAGTTCAG GGCAAGGTCAGGTTCACGGGATGCAAGACAGGCAAGAATTGTAAGGTCAATATCGAGTCCAGAAAGAGTTGCAAGTCCTGCAGGTGGGACGCCTGTGTTCGTGCCGGAGTGGATGTCACTA aaGTTCAACCTTCCAAAGAGAATGAACAGGAGAATGGCTTCAATGATAGCTTGAATCAATCTCATCTTTGGTTTGGATCCAACTTTGGCATGACAACGTCTTGGGAGACTTCTCAACTGGCACTTCCACCAGCTGCACCAACTTATCTCCCCCTTCACGTAGCCTACCAGAGTGGGCTGTATCCGTCACATTACCATACAAGCTTGTCAAGTAATCACATCGTTGATAGCCATCTTGCTGGAGGGTTGTCAATGCATCCCAGACTGTTGCCTTCTCATGGTTTTATATCGTCGTCCAGTGCGTCAATCCCATCGTGGCTCTGGTCTTCACAAAAGTACGTCTCACAGCCTGGACATCAACAGACATCGCAACTGGGCAGTTTAGACTCAGCGTTTAAACCCTACAACCCAGGTGTTACGTCAGCTTTAGCAGACCTCAGTAGCTCTAACATCAACACTAGTGACGTTGAGCAACGCACGTCTACACCCAACTCTCACAGCATTGTGCCAGCATTGGAGTCATCCCCAAGTACACCCAAGTACAGCTGGACACTGAGGCCAAATGATAAGTCTGATAATTCTTTCACACTGGGGGCACAAATCGATGGAAATAGTTCTGCTggaaaggaagaaaaagaatCAACAGCATATGCTCAACAATGGATTGAACTGAATAGTAACCAAACTGAACAGCCTGTTTCAAGTTTATTGGCAGCTTATCaaaattgtaatattaaaaataatgattCTCCAAAGACTTCACTTACTCATCCAGGTAAATCTATTGAGCAATCGAAAAATTCTAAAGCTTTTATGATCAGTGAATTATTAAAAGACAGTGATGGCgacaaaatatcaaagaacGTAGATCATTACAATCAGCTAACTACTACTTCTATTAATACACCGAATGGTGTTATGTACCAGCCAAAATACTTCCCCATGCCCCACAGCTTTACACCACAGACATACTTTGCTCAGAGTGTTAAAGAATCTGATAGGAAATATGAGGCAGCTGACATGATATTACCAGTAATGTCTTCTACTGGTCACGGCTTTACCTTGGGAGGACCGTTCTTCCCCGAGCAACAGGACAACCCGCCAACCAGCCCCCCTTCTCCACTCGACGGGTCGCCTGCCCATTACAAAAGTTATGAAGACGTCAGCTCACCAGAACTTCATGTCGACTGTGAAAATATTACAGACGATGAGAGTTCTGGAACTGACCATTGCAGCTCTTCTGATGGTCTTCCATCACAAACATACACAAACGGACTTTCACTTGAAGGCAACGCTCAGGTGTCGGAATGTTACACGGAGAGGCTTGAAAGCAACAATGCAGGTAGCTTTAACTACCACGAGTCGTTGCCCTTGGACCACAAAAGACAAGAAGCTGAAGTAACTGACCAACAGCTCAAGGACAACGGTGATGATAGTGGCATAGGTGCCAGCGTCACTCACTTGAGTGTCACTACAAATATGACAGACACTAAAGAAAATGTTTCGACATCTTCACCCAGAGCCACAAAGAGACGTGTCCATTCAGAGCCAGTGCTTGCTGACATGACACCTTCTAAACAACTAAAACTTTCTGTACAATCAAAACGTCAAGGAATGCAGACTGGGCCTGGCTTTACGAGTACTCCAATCACCAAGAAGTCCAAATAG